A genome region from Psychrobacter jeotgali includes the following:
- the nadB gene encoding L-aspartate oxidase, which produces MAQYSQSKQTDVLIIGAGLAGLSTALSLPKSLTVMVLSKGALESGSSHYAQGGIAASLDKDDKVSDHVADTLIAGAGLCAADNTSNILSAGQQAVQWLCEQGVPFTQIPQKNQHAQEPAQTLYTDNLHLTQEGGHGRRRVAHADDATGRHIMDTLINKAKAAANITIMPFCEALSLLTESSAANLHANTTGDKQCQGAIVFDHRSQRQLTIHSQAVVLASGGLGKLFQRASAPDVCVGDGVMMAWQAGCRLANLEFIQFHPTGLALDDSSFLISEALRGEGGRLYCPQTGKRFMLDVDERAELAPRDIVARAIAEQISDNGLGYVHLDISHLPSQFIQAHFPQIYQTLLALGIDITTDPIPVAPTAHYSCGGVVTCANGLSDLQGLYAAGEVAYTGLHGANRLASNSLLECVVVGRNIAAHLPHYLMTNIWATPTLSNNQSVHLSQANFTAGVIANDNRHIDIDIVTDIDKITTPLKALLTNNLGIVRSAKSLEQALAQINKWQSMLGDSDCAFPNKMGRLAYFRLTRQLGLASLIIQSAYQRQESRGGHYRTDYPNLAAEPKVSIIEPLVKENSTPKNNPQPTKIKQPNHSALEVAS; this is translated from the coding sequence ATGGCTCAATATAGCCAAAGTAAGCAGACCGATGTATTGATTATCGGTGCTGGGCTTGCCGGACTAAGCACTGCCCTATCACTGCCTAAATCGTTAACCGTTATGGTGCTAAGTAAAGGGGCGCTGGAGAGCGGCTCTAGTCACTACGCGCAAGGCGGCATCGCAGCGAGCTTAGATAAAGACGATAAGGTAAGCGATCATGTCGCCGATACGCTTATCGCTGGCGCCGGACTATGCGCCGCTGACAATACTAGTAATATTTTAAGCGCTGGCCAACAAGCGGTGCAATGGCTGTGCGAGCAAGGCGTGCCTTTTACTCAAATTCCGCAGAAAAACCAGCATGCTCAAGAGCCCGCTCAAACTTTATATACTGATAATCTGCATTTAACGCAAGAAGGCGGTCATGGCCGTCGCCGAGTGGCTCACGCTGATGATGCCACTGGTCGCCATATCATGGACACTTTAATTAACAAGGCAAAAGCGGCGGCTAATATTACGATTATGCCTTTTTGTGAGGCTTTAAGCTTACTAACAGAATCGTCAGCGGCAAATCTGCACGCTAATACTACCGGCGATAAACAATGCCAAGGCGCCATCGTTTTTGATCATCGTAGCCAACGTCAGCTTACTATTCATAGCCAAGCGGTGGTGCTCGCCAGTGGCGGCTTAGGTAAACTGTTTCAACGTGCCAGCGCCCCCGATGTTTGTGTTGGTGATGGGGTGATGATGGCTTGGCAAGCAGGTTGTCGTTTGGCGAATTTAGAATTTATCCAGTTTCATCCGACAGGATTAGCGCTGGATGACAGCAGCTTTTTGATATCCGAAGCCCTGCGCGGTGAAGGCGGACGCTTGTATTGTCCGCAGACCGGCAAGCGCTTTATGTTAGATGTAGACGAGCGAGCTGAGCTTGCTCCTAGAGATATTGTCGCCCGAGCGATTGCCGAACAAATCAGCGATAACGGTCTGGGTTATGTGCATCTTGATATCAGCCATTTACCAAGTCAATTTATACAAGCGCACTTTCCGCAAATTTATCAGACGCTATTAGCGCTTGGCATTGATATTACCACAGACCCCATTCCCGTTGCACCGACCGCTCATTATAGCTGCGGCGGGGTCGTCACTTGTGCTAATGGCTTGAGCGACCTGCAAGGGCTGTATGCCGCTGGCGAGGTCGCTTACACAGGACTGCATGGTGCCAATCGCTTGGCCAGTAATTCGTTATTAGAATGCGTAGTGGTTGGTCGCAATATTGCGGCACATTTACCACACTATTTAATGACTAATATTTGGGCAACCCCTACTTTATCGAATAACCAGTCTGTTCACTTATCGCAAGCTAATTTTACTGCTGGTGTCATTGCTAATGACAACCGTCATATCGATATTGATATTGTTACTGACATCGATAAAATAACGACGCCATTAAAAGCTTTGCTGACGAATAATTTAGGTATTGTGCGTAGCGCTAAGTCGTTAGAGCAAGCCTTAGCACAAATAAATAAATGGCAATCCATGCTGGGAGATTCTGACTGCGCATTCCCAAATAAAATGGGCAGGCTGGCTTATTTTCGACTTACACGCCAATTAGGGCTGGCTAGCCTGATTATTCAATCTGCTTATCAGCGGCAGGAGAGTCGCGGTGGGCACTATCGAACGGATTACCCCAATTTAGCCGCTGAGCCGAAAGTCAGTATTATTGAGCCGCTAGTTAAAGAAAACAGCACGCCA
- the nadA gene encoding quinolinate synthase NadA: MNTYPYDAPILSTDNSSVATLDIEHAKAKIPKDLSRTERRAIESNIKRLLKEHNAVLVAHYYVDPFIQDLALATGGCVGDSLEMARFGQAHSAQTLVVAGVRFMGESAKILSMEKTVLMPDLEAECSLDLGCPAEEFSAFCDAHPERTVVVYANTSAAVKARADWVVTSSVGIDIIRHLHEQGEAIIWGPDRHLGNYIARETGADMLLWQGSCLVHNEFKATELEQLKAEHPDAKVLVHPESPDSVVALADVVGSTSKLLKSTYEMDADTFIVATDLGILHEMQKRSPNKRFLAAPTAGESASCKSCAFCPWMAMNGLQGIEQCLLHKTGEITMTPELADAAKKPLQRMLDFAESQKQRVAASGDIVKDRELFANVGAA; encoded by the coding sequence ATGAATACTTATCCTTACGACGCCCCTATCTTGAGTACTGATAATAGCAGCGTAGCTACGCTTGATATTGAGCACGCCAAAGCTAAAATTCCAAAAGACTTAAGCCGTACTGAGCGCCGCGCTATCGAAAGCAATATAAAACGCTTATTAAAAGAGCACAATGCAGTGCTGGTGGCCCACTATTATGTCGATCCTTTTATCCAAGATTTAGCATTAGCTACTGGCGGCTGTGTCGGTGATTCGCTGGAGATGGCTCGCTTTGGGCAAGCGCATAGCGCCCAAACTTTAGTAGTTGCAGGCGTACGCTTTATGGGCGAGTCTGCCAAAATATTAAGTATGGAAAAGACCGTATTGATGCCGGATTTGGAAGCGGAATGCTCGCTTGATTTGGGCTGTCCTGCCGAGGAGTTCTCCGCATTCTGTGATGCTCATCCTGAGCGTACAGTGGTAGTCTATGCCAATACTAGCGCTGCGGTGAAAGCACGTGCTGATTGGGTGGTAACCTCATCCGTCGGTATCGATATTATTCGTCATTTGCATGAGCAAGGTGAAGCTATCATTTGGGGGCCTGACCGTCATTTGGGTAACTATATCGCTCGTGAGACCGGCGCTGATATGCTGTTATGGCAAGGCTCGTGCTTAGTACATAACGAGTTTAAGGCCACTGAGCTTGAGCAATTAAAAGCCGAGCATCCTGATGCGAAAGTGTTGGTGCATCCTGAATCACCTGATAGCGTGGTTGCACTTGCCGATGTCGTGGGCTCTACTAGTAAGCTGCTCAAATCAACTTATGAAATGGACGCTGATACCTTTATCGTTGCCACCGATTTGGGTATCTTGCACGAGATGCAAAAACGCTCACCGAATAAACGTTTCTTAGCGGCGCCCACTGCTGGAGAAAGTGCCAGCTGCAAAAGTTGTGCCTTTTGCCCATGGATGGCGATGAATGGCCTCCAAGGTATCGAGCAGTGTCTGCTGCATAAAACTGGCGAAATAACCATGACGCCAGAGCTAGCAGATGCCGCCAAAAAGCCTTTGCAGCGTATGCTCGACTTTGCCGAATCGCAAAAGCAGCGGGTAGCAGCGAGCGGTGACATCGTCAAAGACCGTGAATTATTTGCCAATGTCGGAGCGGCATAA
- a CDS encoding NUDIX hydrolase — MTLSYSHAHQQGSGTTEVVAVLVAITNHTARVLTVDQGKLLPNGPLMPLHRSLQAGVRQWVEEQTEQPLGYIEQLYTFVDTNRRNVDGHALVYVSYLGLVQEEQTQELPSKALWRDWYDYFPWENHLQGMPSIITDFILPALFDWAAAAPDEITQQRRRQRIGLCWGINGDGPGNSTQSTSKNYTDSNDDKNQHGGWLPEHVLLRYEMLYEAGLIPEAPSYSPSSQASKLPADWSQIIGMPMYYDHRRVIATAISRLRAKIEYRPLIFGLMPDTFTLSQLQQSVEALSGVRLHKQNFRRLLDSQNLVMATGESSSAQRGRPAKLYRFCHDIELQSLLMDSKLPKRK; from the coding sequence ATGACTTTATCTTATTCACATGCGCACCAGCAGGGCAGTGGCACGACTGAGGTGGTCGCGGTACTTGTCGCTATTACCAATCATACGGCGCGCGTGCTAACCGTTGATCAGGGTAAGCTATTGCCGAACGGACCTTTGATGCCGCTTCACCGCTCCCTGCAAGCGGGCGTGCGCCAATGGGTGGAGGAGCAAACCGAGCAGCCACTCGGCTACATTGAGCAGTTATATACTTTTGTCGATACCAATAGGCGTAACGTTGATGGTCATGCTCTAGTCTATGTCAGTTATTTGGGGCTGGTACAAGAAGAGCAAACCCAGGAATTGCCTAGCAAAGCCTTATGGCGAGATTGGTATGATTATTTTCCGTGGGAGAATCATCTACAGGGCATGCCGAGTATAATTACTGACTTTATCCTTCCGGCTTTGTTTGACTGGGCAGCTGCAGCGCCAGATGAGATCACTCAGCAACGCCGCCGTCAGCGCATTGGTTTGTGCTGGGGAATAAACGGAGACGGTCCTGGTAACAGCACTCAAAGCACATCGAAAAATTACACCGATAGTAATGATGATAAAAACCAGCATGGTGGCTGGCTGCCAGAGCACGTGCTGCTACGTTATGAAATGCTTTATGAAGCAGGACTTATTCCGGAGGCGCCTAGTTATTCGCCTAGCAGTCAGGCTAGTAAGCTCCCTGCCGATTGGTCACAGATTATAGGCATGCCCATGTATTATGATCATCGCCGAGTGATAGCGACCGCAATCTCAAGACTGCGAGCGAAGATAGAGTATCGTCCGCTTATATTTGGCCTAATGCCTGATACTTTTACTTTGTCGCAGTTACAGCAAAGCGTGGAAGCGCTCTCAGGAGTGCGCTTGCATAAACAAAACTTTCGAAGATTGCTGGACTCGCAAAACTTGGTGATGGCAACAGGAGAGAGTAGTAGTGCTCAGCGTGGTCGCCCAGCCAAGCTCTACCGTTTCTGTCATGATATTGAGCTACAAAGCCTACTGATGGATAGTAAGCTACCTAAACGCAAATAG
- the nadC gene encoding carboxylating nicotinate-nucleotide diphosphorylase, with protein MSVHIEPAIDEVLLKPLVQAALVEDLGRRGDVTSQATIPADKQAQLQIRARQAGVICGMDLAHLSFALIDKQIEFSAQVHDGEYVEANTVLATVSGNARHLLTGERTALNFMTHLSGIATATRQIVDSVADYPAQITCTRKTIPGLRIVQKYAVRCGGGRNHRLGLDDAILIKDNHIAIAGDIKTAIKQAQDFAGHLIPIEVEVDTLEQLQQALDAGANLVLLDNMTPETLKQAVALCKGRAKTEASGGITPETVTAVAEAGVDFIAMGYLTHSTTALDIGLDFSA; from the coding sequence ATGAGCGTCCACATAGAGCCAGCGATAGATGAAGTGTTACTAAAACCTTTGGTGCAAGCAGCATTGGTAGAGGATTTGGGCAGGCGGGGCGATGTGACTTCGCAAGCCACCATTCCCGCCGATAAGCAAGCGCAGTTACAGATTAGAGCGCGGCAAGCTGGGGTGATTTGCGGGATGGACCTAGCGCACTTATCATTTGCTCTGATTGATAAACAGATTGAGTTTAGCGCCCAAGTGCATGATGGCGAATATGTCGAAGCTAATACCGTATTAGCAACGGTCAGCGGTAATGCGCGTCATTTATTAACGGGCGAGCGTACGGCGCTGAATTTTATGACCCATCTAAGCGGTATTGCCACCGCCACTCGGCAGATTGTCGATAGTGTCGCTGATTACCCAGCGCAGATTACTTGTACCCGTAAGACCATTCCGGGCTTACGTATCGTGCAAAAGTATGCAGTACGCTGCGGCGGTGGACGCAATCACCGTTTGGGACTCGACGATGCTATTTTAATCAAAGACAATCATATCGCTATCGCAGGTGACATCAAAACCGCTATTAAGCAAGCACAAGATTTTGCTGGGCATCTGATTCCTATCGAAGTTGAGGTTGATACCCTAGAGCAGTTGCAGCAAGCGCTAGACGCTGGCGCAAACTTGGTACTGCTGGACAATATGACGCCTGAAACGTTAAAACAGGCGGTAGCACTATGCAAAGGGCGAGCAAAAACCGAGGCTTCTGGCGGCATTACGCCTGAAACCGTAACAGCCGTTGCAGAGGCTGGCGTGGACTTTATTGCCATGGGTTATCTGACCCATAGCACCACCGCGCTCGATATTGGCCTTGATTTTAGTGCTTAG
- a CDS encoding MarC family protein — protein sequence MNTEIIKIILAFVVLINPFSALTLFLDLTRGYSMINRRKVARVSCLTIFITITFFTIAGETLLKALGISIGSFQLAGGILVFLIALNMMNGEGNPVKPDQENFDVEYDKFAPPSTASAVVPLAIPMMIGPGGISTVIIYSSQVSGILQVSAVIIAGLLISLFCYLALISAGRISRILGDTGLNIMSRIMGMLLAAVSIEIIVNALRTLFPNLM from the coding sequence GTGAATACTGAAATTATTAAAATTATTTTAGCCTTTGTGGTATTGATCAATCCATTTAGTGCTTTGACGCTGTTCTTAGATTTAACCCGTGGCTACTCGATGATTAATCGGCGCAAAGTGGCACGAGTGTCCTGTTTAACTATCTTTATCACCATCACCTTTTTTACCATAGCGGGGGAGACCTTACTAAAGGCTTTAGGTATCTCTATCGGCTCGTTCCAGTTGGCAGGGGGCATACTAGTGTTCTTAATCGCCCTTAATATGATGAATGGTGAGGGCAACCCGGTCAAACCGGATCAAGAAAACTTTGATGTCGAATACGATAAATTTGCGCCGCCAAGTACTGCCTCAGCGGTAGTGCCACTAGCTATTCCGATGATGATTGGCCCTGGTGGTATTTCCACGGTCATCATCTATTCCTCACAAGTATCAGGAATCTTGCAGGTATCAGCGGTGATTATTGCCGGCTTGCTTATTAGTTTGTTCTGCTATTTAGCGCTGATTTCTGCAGGACGTATCAGCCGTATACTGGGCGATACCGGACTTAACATCATGAGCCGGATCATGGGTATGCTGC